One part of the Rattus rattus isolate New Zealand chromosome 14, Rrattus_CSIRO_v1, whole genome shotgun sequence genome encodes these proteins:
- the LOC116883480 gene encoding 40S ribosomal protein S19-like isoform X2: MPGVTVKDVNQQEFVKALAAFLKKSGKLKVPEWVDTVKLAKHKELAPYDENWFYTGVASTARHLYLRGGAGVGPRWGPQANTSGTEIWDRRTGGSCQQEALEQRMLG, encoded by the exons ATGCCTGGAGTTACTGTAAAAGACGTTAACCAGCAGGAGTTCGTCAAAGCTCTGGCAGCCTTCCTCAAAAAGTCTGGGAAGCTGAAAGTCCCCGAATGGGTGGACACAGTCAAGCTGGCCAAACATAAAGAGCTTGCCCCATACGATGAGAACTGGTTCTACACAGGAGTTGCTTCCACAGCACGGCACCTGTACCTCCGTGGTGGTGCAGGGGTTG GACCAAGATGGGGGCCACAAGCTAACACCTCAGGGACAGAGATCTGGGATCGCCGTACAGGTGGCAGCTGCCAACAAGAAGCATTAGAGCAAAGGATGCTGGGTTAA
- the LOC116883480 gene encoding 40S ribosomal protein S19-like isoform X1: protein MPGVTVKDVNQQEFVKALAAFLKKSGKLKVPEWVDTVKLAKHKELAPYDENWFYTGVASTARHLYLRGGAGVGSVTKIYGERQRNSVRPSHFSRGSKSVAGRVLQAPEGLKMVEKDQDGGHKLTPQGQRSGIAVQVAAANKKH from the coding sequence ATGCCTGGAGTTACTGTAAAAGACGTTAACCAGCAGGAGTTCGTCAAAGCTCTGGCAGCCTTCCTCAAAAAGTCTGGGAAGCTGAAAGTCCCCGAATGGGTGGACACAGTCAAGCTGGCCAAACATAAAGAGCTTGCCCCATACGATGAGAACTGGTTCTACACAGGAGTTGCTTCCACAGCACGGCACCTGTACCTCCGTGGTGGTGCAGGGGTTGGTTCCGTGACCAAGATCTACGGAGAACGGCAGAGAAACAGTGTCAGGCCCAGCCACTTCAGCAGAGGCTCTAAGAGTGTGGCCGGCCGGGTCCTCCAAGCCCCGGAGGGGCTGAAAATGGTGGAAAAGGACCAAGATGGGGGCCACAAGCTAACACCTCAGGGACAGAGATCTGGGATCGCCGTACAGGTGGCAGCTGCCAACAAGAAGCATTAG